The Neofelis nebulosa isolate mNeoNeb1 chromosome 16, mNeoNeb1.pri, whole genome shotgun sequence genome includes a window with the following:
- the ELP5 gene encoding elongator complex protein 5 isoform X3 codes for MESVLALRGLVLLRDSVEWEGRSLLKALIKKAALGGEQVHILGCEVSEEEFRAGFDSSINSRLVYYDLFRDPLNWAQTGEALPGGPLGALQAMCERTDPGPVTVALDSLSWLLLRLPCAALCQALCAMSRQHACRGGGPAAEQLCVLGLLHRELHGPGPTGALSSLAQAEVTLSGTAGQASAHILCRRPRQRPTLETLWFSVLPDLSLDLQGGPPLESQPHPDPHTPQVDPASHLTFNLHLSKREREAKDSLTLPFQFSSEKQQALLRPGPGRATGHVFYEPDAFDDLDPEDPDGDLDV; via the exons ATGGAGTCGGTGCTGGCTCTGCGCGGCCTGGTGCTGCTGCGTG ACTCCGTGGAGTGGGAGGGGCGCAGTCTCTTGAAGGCGCTTATCAAGAAAGCTGCGCTGGG TGGGGAGCAGGTCCACATCCTGGGCTGTGAAGTGAGCGAGGAAGAGTTCCGTGCAGGTTTTGACTCCAGTATCAACAGCCG GCTGGTTTACTATGACCTCTTCAGAGACCCGCTCAACTGGGCGCAGACCGGGGAAGCCCTTCCGGGGGGACCCCTGGGAGCCTTGCAGGCCATGTGCGAGAGGACGGATCCCGGTCCTGTCACTGTGGCTCTCGATTCACTGAGCTGGCTGCTGCTGCGCCTTCCCTGTGCCGCTCTCTGCCAGGCCCTCTGTGCCATGAGCCGTCAGCACGCCTGCCGTG GTGGCGGCCCCGCAGCGGAGCAGCTGTGCGTGCTAGGCCTGCTGCACCGAGAGCTCCACGGCCCGGGCCCCACGGGAGCATTGAGCAGCCTTGCCCAGGCCGAGGTGACCCTGAGTGGTACAGCGGGCCAGGCCTCAGCCCACATCCTCTGTCGGAGGCCCCGACAGCGCCCAACCCTTGAG ACTCTGTGGTTCTCCGTCCTGCCTGACTTGAGCCTGGATCTCCAAGGGGGACCCCCGCTagagtcccagccccacccagaTCCTCACACACCGCAG GTGGACCCCGCCTCCCACTTGACCTTTAACCTCCACCTGTCCAAGAGAGAGCGAGAAGCCAAGGATAGCCTGACACTGCCTTTCCAGTTCAGCTCCGAAAA acaGCAGGCTCTGCTGCGCCCTGGGCCCGGCCGTGCTACCGGCCACGTCTTCTATGAGCCAGATGCGTTCGATGACCTGGACCCAGAAGACCCAGATGGTGACCTGGATGTTTGA
- the ELP5 gene encoding elongator complex protein 5 isoform X2, which produces MGAGRGKPRALPTRPQYRASAEGGSGADPGGEAGPAWSGVGGAGDVSRPRVSGRRTGACGLLPLPPTTAPNGSSGPSRDSVEWEGRSLLKALIKKAALGLVYYDLFRDPLNWAQTGEALPGGPLGALQAMCERTDPGPVTVALDSLSWLLLRLPCAALCQALCAMSRQHACRGGGPAAEQLCVLGLLHRELHGPGPTGALSSLAQAEVTLSGTAGQASAHILCRRPRQRPTLETLWFSVLPDLSLDLQGGPPLESQPHPDPHTPQVDPASHLTFNLHLSKREREAKDSLTLPFQFSSEKQQALLRPGPGRATGHVFYEPDAFDDLDPEDPDGDLDV; this is translated from the exons ATGGGGGCGGGTAGGGGAAAGCCGAGAGCGCTCCCGACGAGGCCGCAGTATCGCGCAAGCGCGGAAGGTGGCAGCGGGGCGGACCCCGGGGGCGAGGCGGGCCCCGCCTGGAGCGGCGTGGGCGGGGCGGGTGACGTCTCTCGCCCCCGGGTGTCGGGCCGTCGGACGGGCGCGTGCGGCCTCCTACCCCTCCCGCCGACAACTGCCCCCAACGGCTCTTCCGGCCCCAGTCGTG ACTCCGTGGAGTGGGAGGGGCGCAGTCTCTTGAAGGCGCTTATCAAGAAAGCTGCGCTGGG GCTGGTTTACTATGACCTCTTCAGAGACCCGCTCAACTGGGCGCAGACCGGGGAAGCCCTTCCGGGGGGACCCCTGGGAGCCTTGCAGGCCATGTGCGAGAGGACGGATCCCGGTCCTGTCACTGTGGCTCTCGATTCACTGAGCTGGCTGCTGCTGCGCCTTCCCTGTGCCGCTCTCTGCCAGGCCCTCTGTGCCATGAGCCGTCAGCACGCCTGCCGTG GTGGCGGCCCCGCAGCGGAGCAGCTGTGCGTGCTAGGCCTGCTGCACCGAGAGCTCCACGGCCCGGGCCCCACGGGAGCATTGAGCAGCCTTGCCCAGGCCGAGGTGACCCTGAGTGGTACAGCGGGCCAGGCCTCAGCCCACATCCTCTGTCGGAGGCCCCGACAGCGCCCAACCCTTGAG ACTCTGTGGTTCTCCGTCCTGCCTGACTTGAGCCTGGATCTCCAAGGGGGACCCCCGCTagagtcccagccccacccagaTCCTCACACACCGCAG GTGGACCCCGCCTCCCACTTGACCTTTAACCTCCACCTGTCCAAGAGAGAGCGAGAAGCCAAGGATAGCCTGACACTGCCTTTCCAGTTCAGCTCCGAAAA acaGCAGGCTCTGCTGCGCCCTGGGCCCGGCCGTGCTACCGGCCACGTCTTCTATGAGCCAGATGCGTTCGATGACCTGGACCCAGAAGACCCAGATGGTGACCTGGATGTTTGA
- the CLDN7 gene encoding claudin-7: MANSGLQLLGFALALLGWVGLVASTAIPQWQMSSYAGDNIITAQAMYKGLWMDCVTQSTGMMSCKMYDSVLALPAAIQATRALMVVSLVLGFLAMFVATMGMKCTSCGGDDKVKKARIAMTGGIIFIVAGLAALVACSWYGHQIVTDFYNPLVPMNLKYEFGPAIFIGWAGSALVILGGALLSCSCPGSESKAGYRAPRSYPKPNSAKEYV; encoded by the exons ATGGCCAATTCGGGCCTGCAGCTGCTGGGCTTTGCCTTGGCCCTGCTGGGCTGGGTGGGCCTGGTGGCGTCCACCGCCATCCCGCAGTGGCAGATGAGCTCGTACGCGGGCGACAACATCATCACGGCCCAGGCCATGTACAAGGGGCTGTGGATGGACTGCGTCACGCAGAGCACCGGCATGATGAGCTGCAAGATGTACGACTCGGTGCTCGCCCTGCCGG CGGCCATACAGGCCACCCGAGCCCTCATGGTGGTGTCCCTGGTGCTGGGCTTCCTGGCCATGTTCGTGGCCACCATGGGCATGAAGTGTACAAGCTGCGGGGGAGACGACAAAGTGAAGAAGGCCCGGATAGCCATGACCGGAGGCATCATTTTCATCGTGGCAG GTCTTGCTGCCTTGGTAGCTTGTTCCTGGTATGGCCACCAGATTGTCACAGACTTTTATAACCCGTTGGTCCCCATGAATCTGAA GTACGAGTTCGGTCCTGCTATCTTCATTGGCTGGGCGGGGTCGGCTCTGGTCATCCTGGGAGGCGCCCTGCTCTCTTGCTCCTGTCCCGGGAGTGAGAGCAAAGCTGGGTACCGTGCACCCCGCTCCTACCCCAAGCCCAACTCTGCCAAGGAGTACGTGTGA
- the ELP5 gene encoding elongator complex protein 5 isoform X1, whose amino-acid sequence MGAGRGKPRALPTRPQYRASAEGGSGADPGGEAGPAWSGVGGAGDVSRPRVSGRRTGACGLLPLPPTTAPNGSSGPSRDSVEWEGRSLLKALIKKAALGGEQVHILGCEVSEEEFRAGFDSSINSRLVYYDLFRDPLNWAQTGEALPGGPLGALQAMCERTDPGPVTVALDSLSWLLLRLPCAALCQALCAMSRQHACRGGGPAAEQLCVLGLLHRELHGPGPTGALSSLAQAEVTLSGTAGQASAHILCRRPRQRPTLETLWFSVLPDLSLDLQGGPPLESQPHPDPHTPQVDPASHLTFNLHLSKREREAKDSLTLPFQFSSEKQQALLRPGPGRATGHVFYEPDAFDDLDPEDPDGDLDV is encoded by the exons ATGGGGGCGGGTAGGGGAAAGCCGAGAGCGCTCCCGACGAGGCCGCAGTATCGCGCAAGCGCGGAAGGTGGCAGCGGGGCGGACCCCGGGGGCGAGGCGGGCCCCGCCTGGAGCGGCGTGGGCGGGGCGGGTGACGTCTCTCGCCCCCGGGTGTCGGGCCGTCGGACGGGCGCGTGCGGCCTCCTACCCCTCCCGCCGACAACTGCCCCCAACGGCTCTTCCGGCCCCAGTCGTG ACTCCGTGGAGTGGGAGGGGCGCAGTCTCTTGAAGGCGCTTATCAAGAAAGCTGCGCTGGG TGGGGAGCAGGTCCACATCCTGGGCTGTGAAGTGAGCGAGGAAGAGTTCCGTGCAGGTTTTGACTCCAGTATCAACAGCCG GCTGGTTTACTATGACCTCTTCAGAGACCCGCTCAACTGGGCGCAGACCGGGGAAGCCCTTCCGGGGGGACCCCTGGGAGCCTTGCAGGCCATGTGCGAGAGGACGGATCCCGGTCCTGTCACTGTGGCTCTCGATTCACTGAGCTGGCTGCTGCTGCGCCTTCCCTGTGCCGCTCTCTGCCAGGCCCTCTGTGCCATGAGCCGTCAGCACGCCTGCCGTG GTGGCGGCCCCGCAGCGGAGCAGCTGTGCGTGCTAGGCCTGCTGCACCGAGAGCTCCACGGCCCGGGCCCCACGGGAGCATTGAGCAGCCTTGCCCAGGCCGAGGTGACCCTGAGTGGTACAGCGGGCCAGGCCTCAGCCCACATCCTCTGTCGGAGGCCCCGACAGCGCCCAACCCTTGAG ACTCTGTGGTTCTCCGTCCTGCCTGACTTGAGCCTGGATCTCCAAGGGGGACCCCCGCTagagtcccagccccacccagaTCCTCACACACCGCAG GTGGACCCCGCCTCCCACTTGACCTTTAACCTCCACCTGTCCAAGAGAGAGCGAGAAGCCAAGGATAGCCTGACACTGCCTTTCCAGTTCAGCTCCGAAAA acaGCAGGCTCTGCTGCGCCCTGGGCCCGGCCGTGCTACCGGCCACGTCTTCTATGAGCCAGATGCGTTCGATGACCTGGACCCAGAAGACCCAGATGGTGACCTGGATGTTTGA